ACCCGGGAAACGCTCCGCCGATGTCGTCTGTTCCACCCGTTTCACCCGACCCCGGGCCGACCATCGAGCCGGTCCTGGCCAGCGCCGTGCAGGCCGAGTTGCCGGTCAACGAGGTGGCGCGCCTCGCGGCACTGAACCGCTACGGCGTGCTCGACACCCCCGCCGAGCAGGCCTTCGACGACATCACCACCGTGGCCGCGGCGCTCTGCAACGTGCCCATCGCGGTGATCACGCTGGTCGACGAGCACCGTCAGTGGTTCAAGGCCGTCGTGGGCCTCGACGGCACGACGGAAACACCGCGTTCCGTGGCATTCTGCGCGCATGCCATTCTGGAACCCGACCAGATCCTCGAGGTGCCCGACGCCCTCGACGACCCCCGCTTTGCGCGCAACCCGCTCGTGCTCGGTGAGCCGAACATCCGCTTCTATGCCGGCGCGCCGCTGGTGTCCCCCGACGGGCAGGCCCTCGGCACGCTCTGCGTGATCGACCGCGTGCCCCGGCACCTCTCGCCGCGCGAACGCAACGCGCTCGCCTCGCTCGCGCGGCAGGTGGTCGCACAGCTCGAGCTGCGGCACCTCGTCGCCGACCTGAGCCTGCGCAGCACCACCGATGTCCTCACCGGCGCGTGGAACCGGCGCGCCTTCGACCAGCGGCTGGCGGCCGAATGGAACCGCCATGCCCGAACCCGCTCCCCTCTCGGACTCCTGATGATCGACGTGGACCATTTCAAGGACTTCAACGACCGCTTCGGTCACCCGACCGGTGACGGCGCGCTCGTCCAGATCGTGCAGTCGTTGCTGCAGCCACTGCGCAGCAACGACTTCCTCGCACGCTTCGGCGGCGAGGAGTTCGTCGCCATCCTCCCCGATGCCGACGCCACCGGCGCCAGCGAGGCCGCCGAACGCGTGCGGGCCGCCGTCGAAGGCACCGCGTGGACTTTCCACCCGCTGACCGTCAGCATCGGCGCCGTGGCAGCGCAGCCTGAACACGGCATCGACCCCCACACGCTCGTCGCCCAGGCCGACCGCGCGCTGTACCGGGCGAAGCAGGCCGGACGGAACCGCGTGCACCTCTTCGAGCGCTGGAATTGAACGCGCCGCTGAAGCCCGCGGAGGCGGGGGTGCTGGCCGGCCCGAACCGGCCCGACCTGCTGCGCGGCGAGGTGCTCGCCGATGTCTTCGAGGCCACCGTGCGGCGGCGTCCCGATCACCCGGCGCTGGTGTTCGGCGACCGGTCGCTCACGTACGGTGAACTCGACGCGCTGGCCGACCGTGCCTGCGCGCGCCTGATCGAGGCCGGCGTGCGGCCGGGCCAGATCGTGGGCCTGTGGCTGCCGCGGGGCATCGACCTGCTCGTGATGCAACTCGCCATCGCGAAGACGGGTGCCGCCTGGTTGCCCTCCGACGCCGACAACCCGGTGGACCGCATCCAGGTGTGCCTGGACGACGCGGAGGCCGCCGGCATCGTCACCGATGCGGCTTCGGCTCCGCGCCTGTCCGGCCTGGGCCGCCCGGTGTGGACGGCGGAAGGTCTGCTCGATGCGGCACCGGCGCCCGCGCGGCGGCGCGAAGGCGCGCGGCCGGAACATCCGGCCTACGTGATCTACACGTCGGGCTCCACCGGCAAGCCCAAGGGCATCGTGGTGGGGCAGGGCAGCATCTGCCACTTCCTGCGCAGCGAGAACGAGGTGCTGCGCGTGCGCGAGACCGACCGGGTCTACCAGGGCTTCTCGGTCGCCTTCGACATGTCGTTCGAGGAGATCTGGATCAGCTACCTCGTGGGCGCCACGCTGTGGCTCGCCCCGAAGGCGCTGGCCGCCGACCCCGAGTCTCTGCCGAAGGCTTTGGCTGCGGCCGGGGTCAGCGTGCTGCATGCCGTGCCCACGCTGCTGGCCCTGTTCGCGGAGGACGTGCCCAACCTGCGGCTCATCAACCTCGGCGGCGAGATGTGCCCCGAGTCGCTGGTGGCCCGCTGGGCGGTGGGCGGCCGGCAGGTCTTCAACACCTATGGCCCGACCGAAGCCACGGTGTCGGCGAGCCTCGCCGAACTGCATGCCGGCGAGCCGGTCACCATTGGCACGCCGTTGCCCAACTACGGCCTGCTGGTCATCGCCACCGACGTGGAGAACGGCCTGCGCCTGCTGCCGCCCGGCGAGACGGGCGAGCTCTGCATCTTCGGGCCCGGCGTCGCGGCGGGCTACCTCGGCCGCCCGGACCTCACCGCCCAGAGGTTCCTCGAGAACCCGTGGGCCACGGCCCCGCAGGACGGCCGCCTGTACCGCACGGGCGACCTCGCCCGCATCGACGAACACGGCCAGGTGCAGTGCCTGGGCCGGGCCGACGACCAGGTGAAGATCCGCGGCTTCCGCGTCGAACTCGGCGAGATCGAGGCGGCGCTGGCCGCGCTGCCCGGCGTGGGCACCACGGCCGTGCTGCTGCGCAAGGACGGCGGCGTGGACCAACTGGTGGCATACCTCGTGGCGGAAGCTGCGGGCGCGCCGTCGGACGCCGAGCTGCGCGCCGCGCTGTCGGCCAGCCTGCCGCCGTACATGGTGCCCACGCGGTACGAATGGCTCGACGAAATGCCCCGGCTCACGTCCGGCAAGATCGACCGCAACGCGCTGAAGGCGAGGGCGCTCGCGGTGGCCGCGCGGGCCGAAGGGTCCGACGTGGCCGAGACACCGGCCGAGGAGGTGATGTTCGCCGCGCTCGAGACGCTGTTCCCGGGCCAGGCCATCCGGCGCGAGGCCGACTTCTTCTCGGACCTGGGCGGCCACTCGCTGTTCGCCGCGCGGCTCGCGTCCGCGCTGCGCGCGAATCCCCGCTTCGCCCACGCCACCGTGCGCGACATCTACACGCACCGCACGCTGGGCGCCATCGCCAGCGCGCTGGAGGCGTCGGCGCAGGAACCGGCCGACGACGTGCCGGCCTGGACACCCCCCTCCGCATGGCGCCGCTGGCGCTGCGGCTTCTTCCAGGCGCTGGCGGTGCCGCCGCTGCTGACGATCCGCATGGGCCAGTGGCTCGCGCCGTTTTTCACGTACCACTTCCACACGGGCAGCCCGGGCGACTCGGTGCCGTTCGCGGTGGCCATGTCCATCCTCGTGTTCCTGTTCGCGACGGTGCTCGAGTTCGCCATCGCCATCGCGGGCAAGTGGCTCATCGCCGGGCGCCTCGCCGCGGGCACGTACCCGATGTGGGGCTTCGTCTACTACCGCTGGTGGGTGACGGACCGCCTCGTGGAGGCCGCGCCCACGTACCTGATCCACGGCTCCTCGCTGCACGCGTGGTGGCTGCGGGCCCTCGGCGCACGTGTGGGCCGCGATGCCACCATCGGCTCCATCACGCTGCGCTCGCCCGACCTGCTGACCGTGGGTGACCGGGTCAGCGTGGGCAACGCCGTCAACTTCGAGAACGCGCGCGTGCACGAGGGCCGGTTCGTGCTCGGCCCCATCGACCTCGGCCACGACACCCATGTGGGCTCGTACGCCGTGCTGGAAGGCGACACCCGCCTGGACGACTGGGCCCACCTCGACGCGCAGTCGGCGCTGCGCAGCGGCCAGGCCGTGCCGGCCGACCGCCTCTGGACCGGCTCGCCCGCACGCGATGCGGGTCCGTTCGACCGCAGCTCGCTCAAGCCGCGCCCGCCGGTGTCGGCGGCCCGCCTGCGCGGCGAGGCCGCCTTCTTCGTGTTCGGCGCGCTGCTGATCGCCACGCTGTTCTTCATGCCCGTGTTCCCCACGTTCATGGTGATCGACTGGCTGGACGACAGCGAGGTGTTCCCGGCCCTCTCGGCGATGTTCCAGGGGCTGCCGCTGCTGAAGTACTTCGTGCTCGCGCTGCCGGCCAGCGCCGTGATGATCGTGCTGACGGCGCTGCTGTCGGCCGGCATCCGCTGGTCCGTGCTGCCGCGGCTGCGCACCGGCAGCTGGCCGGTGCACAGCAACGTGTACTGCGGCAAGTGGCTCGTGAACCAGATCCAGGAGTCCAGCCTGCAGACGCTGCACGGCCTCTACGCCACGGTGTACGCGCCGGCCTGGTACCGGCTGCTCGGCGCGAAGGTCGGCCGCGACGCCGAGATCTCCACCGCGCTGGGCGTGGTGCCGGACATGCTGACCCTGGGCGACGAGACCTTCATCGCCGACGCCGTGCTGCTGGGCGACGAGGAGATCGACGGCGGCTGGATGACGATGCAGCCCACCGTGGTGTCGCGCCGCAGTTTCGTGGGCAACGGCGCCTACATCCCCGACGGCACCACGCTGCCCGAGAACGTGCTGGTGGGCGTGCTGTCCCGCGCGCCCGAGGCCGGCCGCATGAAGAGCGGCGACACGTGGCTGGGATCGCCCGCCATGCACCTGCCGGCGCGCGAGACCGTGGCCGGTTTCCCCGAGTCGCTCACGTTCCGGCCGTCGCCGTGGCGGCGCCTGGCGCGCGGGCTGATCGAGGCCTTCCGCATCGTCGCGCCCCACGCCATCGTGATCTCCGCCGGCTACGCCATCGTGCTGGCGGTGATGCCCACCGCGGGCGCGGGCCGCTGGGACGAGGTGGCGTGGGACCTGACCCTCTACGGGCTCTGGTTCGGTCTGGCGACCTATGTGTTCGTGGCCGTGTTCAAGTGGCTGCTGATCGGGCGCTACAAGCAGCGCGCGGTGCCCATGTGGACGCCGTTCGTGTGGCTGTCGGAAGCCACCACGAACCTGTACGAGGGCATCGCCGTGCCCAACTTCATGCGCTACCTGCGCGGCACGCCGTGGCTGCCGTGGGCGCTGAACCTGCTGGGCTGCCGCATCGGCAAGGGCGTGTACCTCGACACCACCGACATCACCGAGTTCGACTGCGTGCGCATCGGCGACCACACGGAGCTGAACGCGCTCACGTGCCCGCAGACGCACCTGTTCGAGGACCGCGTGATGAAGATCGACGAGGTGCGCATCGGCCGGCAGGTGAACATCGGCCCGCGCACCACGGTGCTCTACAGCGCGTCCGTGGCCGACAACGTGCAGCTCGGGCCCATGACGCTCGTGATGAAGGGCGAGTCGTTGCCGGCGGATACCCGTTGGACGGGGAATCCGGCGGCGCCGGCCCTGCGCGCCTAGACGGGCTCCGCGTCCGCATGCATACCGTCGAAACCGTGCTGCTCGTGCTCCTGCTCGGGGCGATCACCGGCATCGCTGCGCGGTACCTGCGCGCCATTCCTCTGCCCCTGATCCAGATCATGCTCGGCGCGGCGTTGTCCTGGCCCCAGCAGGGCCTGCACATCGCGTTCGATCCCGATCTTTTCCTGCTCCTGTTCATCCCGCCGCTGCTCTTCGCCGACGGGTGGCGCATCCCCAAGCGGGAGTTCTTCTCGCTCCACCGGCCCATCCTGCGGCTGGCGCTGGGCCTGGTGCTGTTCACCGTGCTGGGGCTGGGCTACCTCATCCACTGGATGATCCCGACGATGCCGCTCACGGTCGCGTTCGCGCTGGCTGCCGTGGTGTCACCCACCGATGCGGTGGCGGTCGCGGCCATCACGCGCAATCTGGGCATGCCGGCCAAGACCATGCACGTGTTGCAGGGCGAATCGCTGCTCAACGACGCCTCGGGCCTGGTCGCGCTCAAGTTCGCGGTGGCCGCCACGGTGACGGGCGCTTTCTCCTGGGCCGACGCGGGCCAGGAGTTCCTCTGGGTGGCCTTGGGCGGCCTGGCGGTCGGTGCCGCGCTGGGCTGGGCATTCGCCGTGGGGCGCGAGAGCGTCACGCGGCGCGTGGGCGACGTGGCCGCCACGCAGATGGTGCTGCTGCTCGTGCTTCTGCCGTTCGCGGCGTACCTGGTGGGCGAGAGGGTCGGTGTCTCGGGCATCCTGGCCGCGGTGGCGGCGGGCGTCGCGACCAACTTCGCCGACCTTCGGCGGGGCGAGTTCCTGGCTGAGCGGATGCAGACCGAGGGCATCTGGAACATGGTCGAGGCGGCCTTCAACGGTGCCATCTTCCTGCTCCTTGGCCTGCAGCTGCCCTCCATCGTCGGGGACACGCTGGCTGCCGCCGGTGATGACTGGTGGCGACCGGCGGGCCACGCCGTGCTGATCACGTTGGCCCTGCTGGGCCTGCGCTGGATCTGGCTCACGCTGGGGGTGCGCGGCAGCCTGTGGCGTGCGCACGAGCGCGGTGCGATGGCGGAGAAGCCCTCGGCGCTGCTGGATCTGGCGACGACGCTGGCCGGCATCCGCGGCGCCGTGACCTTGGCCGGTGCCTTGTCGGTGCCGCTCGTGCTGCAGGGCGGCACACCGTTTCCTGCGCGCGACCAGCTCGTCTTCCTGGCCACGGCCACCATCCTCCTGACCTTGGTGATCGGCAGCGTGGGCCTGCCCCTGGTGCTCCGCCTGCTGCCCCCCGCCGGCGAGCCGGTGGCGCTAAAGGAAGAGCGCTGGGCACGGGTGGCGGCTTGCAACGCGGCCATTTCGCACATGGCCAGTCAACTGTCGACCACCAAGGACCCGGTGCGCCAGGCCCAGGTGCAGGAAGCCGTGGGCCGCCTCACGCAGGACTACCGCAAGCGCATCGACATGCTGGAGTACCCCGCCGCGCCCACCCCCGAGGCCCAGGCCGAATGGCCGCAGGCCGTGCGCCAGCGCCGCGAGCGCTACTTGCTGGAGATGGAGCTGCGCCTGAGCGCGCTGCATGTCGAGCGCAGCGCCTTGTACGTGGAACGCCAACACAACCGCATCAACGACGAGTCGCTGCGAGCACTGGTGGCCGAGCTGGACCTGTCCGAGATCTCGCTGCGCAAGCGCCTCGTGGTCGCGCGCCGTGCTGTCGGGGACATGGAGGACGGCCAGGGGCCGCTCCAGGAATGAGCGCGGCCTCCCGGGGTGCCACGGCTACAGCGCGGCCACCTGCACGGCCACGCCGCCCAGAACCGCGTTGCCGGACAGCGGGTCGCGCAGGGTCTCGTCCAGCACGTCGTTGAGGTTCACGCCCGGCCGCTCGGCCGCCACCGAAAGCTTCACCCCCGGCAGGCCGTGGCCCCAGCCGTGGGGCAGGCTGATGACACCCGGCATCACCTCGTCGCTCACCGCCACCTCGGCGTCGATCGACGTGGTGTCGCCCCGCGCGATGCGGGCCCGGCCGCCGTCCACGAGACCCAGGCGGGCCGCGTCGGACGGGTGGACGAGGGCGGTGCAGCGGAACGGTCCCTTCGCGAGCGTGGGCAGGTTGTGCATCCAGCTGTTGTTCGAGCGCACCTGGCGGCGGCCCACGATCACGAACTCCGGCGCGGCCTGCTGCAGGTCGGCCAGCGCACGCGGCAGGTCCGCCAGCAGCATCGGCGGGGCCAGTTCGACCTTGCCCGACGGCGTGCGCAGCAGGCCCGGCAGCCGCGGCTGCAGCGGGCCGAAGTCGATGCCGCTCGGGGCGGCCTTCAGCTTCGCGAGCGTCAGGCCGTCCGGCTTCGCGCCGAAGCCGTCGCCGTACGGGCCCGTGCGCAGGGCGAGTTCCAGGTGCCGTTCGGGTCCGACGAGGGGTGCCAGCGCGGCCAGCAGTTCGTCGGCCTGGTCGCCCGCCGATTTCGCGAGATCGGCCCGCAGCATCTCGGTGTCGAGCGCGACCACGTCGGCGCGTGCCCCCAGGCCCTTCGCGATGGCGATGAGCTTGAGCAGGATCTGCCACTCGGGCACGTGCCCCGCGGGCGAGGGCAGCACCGCTGCGCTGAAGCGCGCGGCGTTGCGGTAGGCGAGCTGGTGGAACGCGACGTCGTAGTGGGCTTCCTCCAGCGGGGCGAGGCCCGGCAGGATCACGTCGGCGTGGCGCGAGGTCTCGTTCAGGTAGATGTCGAGGCTCACCATGAACTCGAGGCCTTCCATCGCCCGGGACAGGCGCGGCCCGTTCGGGGCCGACAGCACCGGGTTGCTGGCGATGGTGATCAGCGCACGCACCTGGCCGTCGCCCGGGGTCTCGATCTCCTCGGCGAGGCACACCATGGGCAGTTCGCCGAACACCTCGGGCGCGCCGCTCACGCGGGCATGGTGCCGGCCCGTGACGATGCCGCGGCCGCTGCCGGGCTTGCCTTCGCTGTTGGCCTGGAATGCGGGCGCCCGCGGGAACATCACGCCGCCGGGCTGATCGAGGTTGCCGGTGAGCGTGTTGAGCACGTCGATGAGCCAGCTGCACAGCGTGCCGAAGGGCTGGGCGCAGGTGCCCATGCGGCCGTAGACGATGCCCCGCGGCGCGGCCGCGAGTTCACGCGCGAGCCGGCGAATCTGCTCGGCCTCGATGCCGCAGCGCGCGGCGACCGCCTCGGCCGGGAACGGCGCCACGGCCGCGCGCACCTCGTCCACGCCGGTGACGTGGGGGGCGGCCGCACCGAGGTCCACGAGGTCCTCCTCGAACAGCGTGGCCACCATGCCCAGCAGCAGGTACACGTCGCCGCCGGGGCGGATGGTGAGGTGGCGGTCGGCCAGCTCGGCGGTTTCGGTGCGGCGCGGGTCCACCACCACGAGCTGGCCGCCGCGCGCCTTGAGAGCCCGGGCCTTGCCGCGGAAATCGGGCACGGTCCACAGGCTGCCGTTGCTGGCGACCGGGTTGGCGCCGAGCACGAGCAGCCAGTCGGTGCGTTCGATGTCGGGCACGGCGATGGACAGCCAGTGGCCGAACATCAGCCCGCTCGACAGCTGCTTGGGCATCTGGTCGAGCGTGGAAGCCGAGTACGCGTTGCGCGTGCCCATCGCCTTGAAGAGGCGGCCGTAGTACAGCATCAGCCCCATCTTGTGCGACGACGGGTTGCCCGCCGTGACGGCCACCGCGTGCGGGCCGTGTTTCTCGCGGAGGGGCACGAGGCGGCGCTCGATCTCGTCGAACGCCTCGTCCCAGGAGGCGGGTTCGAACACGCCGTTGCGCTTGATCAGCGGCGTGCGGAGCCGGTCGGGGTCGTCCTGCAGGTCCTTCAGGGCCACGCCCTTCGGGCACATGAAACCGGCGCTGAAGACGTCGGCATCGTGGCCGCGGACCGAGGCGACACGCCCCTGGTCGTCGAGGCGCACCTCGAGGCCGCAGCAGGCTTCGCAGAACGGGCAGATGCGGTGGGCGGGGGTGGCAGTCATCGGCTTCTCCTTGTCCCTGGGTGAACCCCTGTTTTCCGCGCAGTCTACTCAGGTGGTCATGCCACGCAGTGTCTCGGCCGTGACGCGATCTGCAGGGAAGAACGTCTCGAGCGCCAGCTCGGAGAGGGTGATGTCGACCGGCGTGCCGAACACGGTGGTCGTGCTGATGAAAGAGAGCAGGCCCGCGGGTGTCCGGAACTTCAGCGGCACGGCGATCGCGTTCGGCTCCAGCGCGGCGCCGCCCGCGTCGGCATCGTCCGCCTCGGGTGCCGGGTAGGCGCGCAGTTCCTGGAGCAGGGCGGACAGCACGGGGTCCGACGTGGCCTCGATCTGCTGTTCCAGGCGTTGGAAGAGGTGCGCCCGCCAGCTCACGAGGTTCGCGATGCGCGGCGCCACACCCCCGGGGTGCAAGCTCAGGCGCAGCACGTTGACCGGGCCCTGCAGCAGCGCGGCGTCCACGTCCTGCAGGAACAGGGGCACGGTGGCGTTGCTCGCGAGCAGCGTCCAGTGCCGGTCCACCGCCAGCGCGGGCCACGGCTCGTGGGCCTTCAGCACCTGCTCCACCACGGCGCGGGCCGCATCCAGTGCGGGGTCGGCGAGGGGGCGCTCGCGGTACAGCGGCGCGAAGCCCGCGGCGGCCAGCAGCACGTTGCGCTCGCGCAGCGGCACCGAGAGGCGCTCCGCCAGATGCATCACCATCGCCCGGCTGGGCGCCGCCCGCCCGGTCTCGACGTAGCTCAGGTGACGGGTGGAAATGTCGGCCTGCATCGCGAGGTCGAGCTGGCTCAGTCGGCGGTGCTGGCGCCATTCGCGGATCAGGTCGCCGACCGATCTGGCCGCCGCGGCCGGGGTGGGGTGGAGTGATGTGCTCATCGTGGCAAAACGATAACGCAGCGGGGCCGGGCGGCCCATGACCTCCCACGTCATGGACCGGAAGCCTTCCGTTTTCGAAACTGCATCCCAAGCCGGACACGGCGGCGCGGCCAAGGGGGCCGGGCCCGTGGCGGCGCCCAGGAGATCACCATGTCCCAAGTGTCCTCGTCCATCGCTTCGCTGTCGTTCCTGCGCAAGGTGCTGTTCGCCGATGCGGCCGTCAGTGCCGCGTGCGGTGCCCTGATGGCCGTCGGCGGCACCCCGCTGCAAGGCCTGCTGGGCCTGCCGGCCGGCGTGCTGGTTCCGGCCGGGCTCAGCCTGTTCGTCTACGCCGCGTTCGTGGTGTGGCTCGCGCGCCGCCCGGTCATCCCCCGCGCGGGGGTGTGGGCCGCCGTGCTCATCAACCTCGTGTGGGCCGTCGACTGCCTGGCCGTGGCCTTCGGCCCGTGGTTCGCGCCCACCGGGCTCGGGCAGGCCTTTCTGCTCGTGCAGGTGGTGACCGTCATCGCCTTCGCTGAACTGCAGGTCATCGGCCTGCGGCGGGGCTGAAGAGGAGGGGGGAACGAAGTTGGGGATGGCCGTCCAGTGAATATTCACCAGAATCCCCCCAAAAGAGCGGGTCCCTGCGAGGGATGTTCATCCCCCGGGTCGCGGCGAACAATGCAGCCATGTTGTCCAGTGCTGATCGGAGTACCGCCATGACCCCCCTCGCTGCCCCCGTCTCTGCCCCTCGTCCTTCTCTCGCGGTTCCGAAGAGCCGGGTGCAGGTGCTGAACGGCCTGCTCCGGGCCTGGGGCTACGACGACGAAGACTTCGTGATCCAGGAAGAACACTCCGAGGAACTGGCCAGCCTGTTCGGCCTCAGCGGCGGGGTCGTCAAGGTCAGCCGCCGTTCCACGGGTGAGTACCGCATGTACGCCACCGGCATCGAATCCGCATGGATCAGCTCCCTCCTGCTCGACCTGGCTCGCGGTTATCTGGCCGATGCGCCCGAGACCGCACCGGCCCCGCTGGTCGACGTGCCCCTGGACGCCCGCCGGGCGTGGTCCATCCGGTGACGGCCCGTGCGGGGCGCCGGCTCACCGGCGCATGTGGGAACGCCGTGGCCCCCGTCACGGCCGATCGTCCGCCGGCCTTGTGACCCGGCACCAGCACGAGACCGATGTACCAACTCCAACACACACCTGACACCTCCACCACCCTTCGGCTGGACGACGACACCCCGTCGCGTCCGGCCGAAGCCGTTGTGGCCCCCGACCTCCGCCTCGAAGTGCGCTGGGCCGAAAGCGAGGCCGACGTGCGCGAAGCCCAATGCCTGCGTCACCGCGTGTTCGTGGGCGAGATGGGCGCGCGGCTCACGGTGCCGCACGGCACGCCCGCAGGCCACGACGCCGACCGTTTCGACCCCTTCTGCGAGCACCTGCTGGTGCGCGCCGTCGCCCCCGGTGACAGCACCGGCCCGGTGGTCGGGACCTACCGCCTGCTCACCCCGTCGGGTGCGAAGCGCGCGGGCGGCGGCTACACCGACACCGAGTTCGACCTGTCGTCGCTGGCCGCGCTGCGGCCCCGCGCCGTCGAACTGGGTCGCTCCTGCGTCCACCCCGACTGGCGCCGCGGCGGCGTGATCCTGCTGCTGTGGACAGCGCTCAGCCGCTTCATGGTGTCCCACGGACTCGACACGATGATCGGCTGCGCGAGCATCGCGCTCGACCGAGATGGCGATGGTGCGGAGGCCAGCGCGCTGTGGCACCGGCTGCGGCGAACGCACCTGGCGGATTCGCCGTGGGTTGCGGTGCCACATCATCCGTTGCCGTTGCATCCTTCGTCTGCGGCCGATGCACGGGTGGTCGTGCCGCCGCTCATCAAGGGCTATCTGCGCTGTGGCACGAAGGTCCTCGGCGCGCCTGCGTTCGATGCCGCGTTCAACGTGGCGGACCTGCCGATGATGGCGCGGTTGGAGGACTTGCCGGCGCGGTTCCAGCATGGGGCGGTGAGCGGCTGATGAGTCGCCGAAGTGGCCGTTTCGGCCACTGTCTGCTGCTGTCCCCCTAACTTTCAGGCTGTCAGAGCTTGCAGGTTCACCCTCGAACCGAGGCTGTTTCCATGGTGTTGTAGGGGGGTGTCGCGCGCGGCGCCATTCCAGAATCGGTGCACCCGATTTTCGGATGCCCGTCACGTGGACACCACACACCGAACCCTTCCCTTGCTGCCGTCGCGGTCGCGCGATGCGAAGGCGGCGTCGCGCAAGGCCCGTGGCGACAAGTCGTCGCACCGCCCGTTGCGCAACACCCCGCCGGTGGCGCTCGCCAACGTGCGGCTCTTCGCCGAACTCTTCGGTGATCCCCAGGTGCATGCCGCGCGCTGGTTCGTCGTCTCGGTCGTGCTGGCCGTGGTCGTGGCCGCGCAAGGCCTGGCCATCGTGCGCATGCTGCCGCTCAAGCAGGTGGTGCCGTACGCGGTCGAACACTCAGCCGACGGCGCGGTGGTGAAGGTCGTCGAGGCTGCCGCGTACAAGCCGGGTCCGGCGGTGCTGAAGTCCGAGCTGGCGCGCTGGGTCGAACGCCTGATGGTCCTCGATCCCTACCTCACGCGCGAGAACCTTCGTCTCTCCATCCGGCCGCTGCGGGGCAAGGCCGTCTCGCAGCACAAGGAGTTCGTCGACACCGAGGCGCCGTTCAAGCGACTGCTGGCCACGCCGTCGCTCGTCCGCACGGCCCGCACGAGCGGGGTCGACGTGTCGCAGGACGGCATCGCGTTCGTGTTCGTC
This genomic stretch from Piscinibacter gummiphilus harbors:
- a CDS encoding helix-turn-helix domain-containing protein, encoding MSTSLHPTPAAAARSVGDLIREWRQHRRLSQLDLAMQADISTRHLSYVETGRAAPSRAMVMHLAERLSVPLRERNVLLAAAGFAPLYRERPLADPALDAARAVVEQVLKAHEPWPALAVDRHWTLLASNATVPLFLQDVDAALLQGPVNVLRLSLHPGGVAPRIANLVSWRAHLFQRLEQQIEATSDPVLSALLQELRAYPAPEADDADAGGAALEPNAIAVPLKFRTPAGLLSFISTTTVFGTPVDITLSELALETFFPADRVTAETLRGMTT
- a CDS encoding GNAT family N-acetyltransferase — its product is MYQLQHTPDTSTTLRLDDDTPSRPAEAVVAPDLRLEVRWAESEADVREAQCLRHRVFVGEMGARLTVPHGTPAGHDADRFDPFCEHLLVRAVAPGDSTGPVVGTYRLLTPSGAKRAGGGYTDTEFDLSSLAALRPRAVELGRSCVHPDWRRGGVILLLWTALSRFMVSHGLDTMIGCASIALDRDGDGAEASALWHRLRRTHLADSPWVAVPHHPLPLHPSSAADARVVVPPLIKGYLRCGTKVLGAPAFDAAFNVADLPMMARLEDLPARFQHGAVSG
- a CDS encoding VirB8/TrbF family protein; translated protein: MDTTHRTLPLLPSRSRDAKAASRKARGDKSSHRPLRNTPPVALANVRLFAELFGDPQVHAARWFVVSVVLAVVVAAQGLAIVRMLPLKQVVPYAVEHSADGAVVKVVEAAAYKPGPAVLKSELARWVERLMVLDPYLTRENLRLSIRPLRGKAVSQHKEFVDTEAPFKRLLATPSLVRTARTSGVDVSQDGIAFVFVTTLERSGAGEPLTRKWRFTVHYVLSTPDTEDEVLTNPAGLNITHFERVADLS